The following are encoded together in the Microtus pennsylvanicus isolate mMicPen1 chromosome 8, mMicPen1.hap1, whole genome shotgun sequence genome:
- the Wdr54 gene encoding WD repeat-containing protein 54: MYLRERSIPLRGSAAALSNNLSVLQLPARDLTHFGVVHGPSAQILSAASEGVPLAQRQLQVKVGVGVSPPLITQVHWCVLPFRVLLVLTSHRRIQMYESDGSVMVYWHALDSGDTSSAQAMFARGIAASVHFICVGTWSGRVLVFDIPAKGPNIVLNEELAGHQTPITDIATERAQGQDGVADMVTADDSGVLCVWRSGTVFTLLTRIPGFGVPCPSVQLWQGIVAAGYGDGQVRLYDATTGALHVQISAHARTVCALDLAPEVGKLLSAAEDTFVHIWKLSRNAESGSIEVEHCHGECISDTQVCGARFCDPSGSSFAVTGYELAEILRFSSV, translated from the exons ATGTACCTCCGCGAGCGCTCCATCCCACTTCGCGGCTCTGCCGCCGCCCTGTCTAACAACCTCAGTGTGCTGCAGCTTCCAGCCCGTGATCTCACGCATTTTGGAGTGGTTCATGGACCGAGCGCCCAGATTCTCAGCGCTGCCTCTGAGGGTGTGCCCTTGGCCCAGCGCCAGCTCCAAGTCAAAGTGGGCGTTGGAGTGAGCCCCCCACTTATCACTCAG GTCCACTGGTGCGTCCTTCCTTTCAGAGTGCTGCTGGTTCTCACCTCGCATCGAAGGATACAG ATGTACGAGTCTGATGGCTCCGTCATGGTCTATTGGCATGCCTTGGATTCAGGAGACACGTCTTCAG CACAGGCCATGTTTGCCCGAGGAATCGCTGCCAGCGTTCACTTCATCTGTGTGG GAACATGGTCCGGCCGGGTACTGGTGTTTGACATCCCTGCTAAGGGTCCCAACATTGTACTTAACGAGGAGCTGGCGGGGCACCAGACACCAATCACAGACATCGCCACTGAGCGTGCCCAGGGACAG GATGGTGTTGCTGACATGGTGACAGCCGATGACTCAGGTGTTCTCTGTGTCTGGAGGTCAGGAACTGTGTTCACATTACTGACCCGAATACCAGGATTTGG GGTCCCGTGCCCCTCTGTGCAGCTGTGGCAGGGGATTGTAGCTGCAGGCTACGGCGATGGGCAAGTGCGTCTCTATGATGCCACTACTGGAGCACTCCACGTCCAGATCAGTGCCCATGCCCGGACCGTCTGTGCCCTGGACCTAGCTCCAGAAGTGGGCAAG CTACTCTCTGCAGCTGAAGACACCTTTGTGCACATCTGGAAGCTGAGCAGGAATGCAGAGAGCGGCTCCATTGAG GTTGAACACTGCCACGGGGAATGCATTTCTGATACCCAGGTGTGTGGGGCTCGGTTCTGTGACCCATCAGGCAGCTCCTTTGCGGTGACAGGTTACGAGCTTGCTGAGATCCTGAGGTTCAGCAGTGTCTGA